A genome region from Schaalia sp. 19OD2882 includes the following:
- a CDS encoding thiamine ABC transporter substrate binding subunit, with product MTTTLSLARLGALAATSALMLGLVACSGGASTQSGHSATAGQSGDAMASGASAGADSAITVLSHDSFEFPQELLDRFQKDTGIKVTIQAVGDGGTLANQLVLTKDAPQGDAVYGVDNTVSYRLAGKGVIKDAGITSPDKALDFAGEPGLVPINQGDVCVNFDKKWFTDKKLTPPATLEDLTKAEYKDLLVAMNPATSTPGMAFMLATINHFGEDGWTGYWKSLKDNGLKVSEGWSDAFNVDYSAGEGKGPRPMMVSYGSSPAYSVTEDGKDTTTASLPATCYRQVEYAGVLEGSENADAAKKFIEFLLTPEVQATISEITYTFPANPGAKAPQTLTTFGPLSDQPVIIPADKVASNAEQWLKTWQSTVIG from the coding sequence ATGACCACCACCCTCTCCCTTGCGCGACTCGGCGCTCTGGCGGCCACGTCGGCGCTGATGCTCGGCTTGGTCGCCTGCTCGGGCGGCGCAAGCACCCAGAGCGGCCACTCCGCGACTGCCGGCCAGTCCGGCGACGCCATGGCCTCCGGCGCGTCGGCCGGAGCCGACAGCGCAATCACCGTCCTGTCCCACGACTCCTTCGAGTTCCCGCAGGAACTGCTCGACCGCTTCCAGAAGGACACGGGCATCAAGGTGACCATCCAGGCCGTCGGTGACGGAGGCACGCTGGCCAACCAACTGGTCCTGACCAAGGACGCCCCGCAGGGCGACGCCGTCTACGGGGTGGACAACACCGTCTCCTACCGCCTTGCGGGCAAGGGCGTCATCAAGGATGCGGGCATCACCTCCCCCGACAAGGCCCTGGACTTCGCCGGCGAGCCCGGCCTGGTGCCCATCAACCAGGGCGACGTCTGCGTCAACTTCGACAAGAAGTGGTTCACCGACAAGAAGCTCACGCCCCCCGCCACCTTGGAGGACCTGACCAAAGCCGAGTACAAGGACCTGCTGGTCGCCATGAACCCGGCAACCTCCACCCCCGGCATGGCCTTCATGCTGGCCACCATCAACCACTTCGGCGAGGACGGCTGGACCGGATACTGGAAGTCCCTCAAGGACAACGGCCTCAAGGTCTCCGAAGGCTGGTCGGATGCGTTCAACGTCGACTACTCCGCAGGTGAAGGCAAGGGCCCGCGCCCGATGATGGTCTCCTACGGCTCCTCGCCCGCGTACTCGGTCACCGAGGACGGCAAGGACACCACGACCGCCTCCCTGCCGGCCACCTGCTACCGCCAAGTCGAGTACGCAGGCGTGCTGGAGGGCAGCGAGAACGCCGACGCCGCCAAGAAGTTCATCGAGTTCCTGCTGACCCCCGAGGTCCAGGCGACCATCTCCGAAATCACCTACACCTTCCCCGCCAACCCCGGGGCCAAGGCGCCCCAGACGCTGACAACCTTCGGCCCACTGTCCGACCAGCCCGTCATCATCCCCGCCGACAAGGTCGCCTCCAACGCCGAACAGTGGCTGAAGACCTGGCAGTCCACGGTCATCGGCTGA
- a CDS encoding iron ABC transporter permease, producing MSAAAQDPVVPAVGGVTSRVAVGTRAGLRLLAWAPAVLVPLVFLGFFFAWPAATLVARGFVGEDGALDTGAFHEVFTRARTWRIIGLTLGMAAAATTVSVLLGVPGAHVLYRCRFPGRSVARAAVAVPFVLPTVVVGVAFRSLLVPGGWLEDLHLDGTVWAVLAAMVFFNYSLVVRGVGSVWSRLDPRMVQAARALGATPTRAFLTVTLPALLPAIASAASVVFLFCATAFGIVLILGGVELATIESEIYLLTTAYLDLRGAAVLSVVQVLVIAAALWAAGQARRRSERALALRSDAVEHPLGAADAPAAALTALVVFGLLAAPLAQLLWRSFHRKGQFTLANWAGLADAHLSRAIRVSALEAAWNSMVVATQAAAIALIVGTLVALVVTRPTRTPRARRALAVLDSVFMLPLGVSAVTVGFGFLITLNAPPLDMRGSALLVPVAQAVVAVPLVVRMVAPVLRAIDPRQREAAATLGAGPLRVIATIDGAHLVRAGAVAIGFAFATSLGEFGATSFLSRPDAPTLPVMIYRLVSRPDAAEQGVAVAASVLLALIAATLMVLVEKGRPSTAGEFQ from the coding sequence ATGAGCGCCGCCGCACAGGACCCGGTCGTCCCAGCGGTGGGCGGCGTCACCTCCCGAGTCGCAGTGGGGACGAGGGCGGGACTGCGTCTGCTCGCCTGGGCGCCGGCGGTCCTGGTGCCGCTGGTCTTCCTCGGCTTCTTCTTTGCCTGGCCTGCGGCGACACTGGTGGCTCGCGGATTCGTCGGCGAGGACGGGGCCTTGGACACGGGCGCCTTCCACGAGGTTTTCACCAGGGCCCGCACATGGCGCATCATCGGCCTGACACTGGGCATGGCGGCCGCGGCCACCACCGTGTCCGTGCTGCTGGGGGTCCCCGGCGCACACGTCCTGTACAGGTGTCGCTTCCCGGGCCGCTCCGTGGCCAGGGCGGCCGTGGCCGTGCCCTTCGTCCTGCCGACAGTTGTGGTCGGCGTCGCCTTCCGTTCCCTGTTGGTGCCCGGAGGCTGGCTGGAGGACCTGCACCTGGACGGAACCGTGTGGGCGGTGCTGGCGGCCATGGTCTTCTTCAACTACTCGCTGGTGGTGCGCGGGGTCGGATCGGTGTGGTCGCGCCTGGATCCGCGCATGGTCCAGGCTGCGCGGGCACTGGGGGCCACGCCCACCCGCGCATTCCTCACCGTCACCCTGCCGGCACTGCTGCCGGCGATTGCCTCGGCGGCCTCGGTGGTCTTCCTGTTCTGTGCGACCGCCTTCGGCATCGTGTTGATCCTGGGCGGGGTGGAGCTGGCCACCATCGAATCGGAGATCTACCTGTTGACCACCGCCTACCTGGACCTTCGGGGGGCCGCTGTGCTCTCCGTGGTCCAGGTGCTGGTGATCGCCGCGGCCCTGTGGGCGGCCGGGCAGGCCAGAAGGCGCTCCGAACGCGCCCTCGCTCTGCGCTCCGATGCCGTCGAGCACCCGTTGGGGGCGGCGGACGCCCCGGCCGCAGCGCTCACGGCGTTGGTCGTGTTCGGCCTGCTGGCCGCCCCGTTGGCACAACTCCTGTGGCGCTCCTTCCACCGCAAGGGACAGTTCACACTGGCCAACTGGGCGGGCTTGGCCGATGCGCACCTGTCGCGCGCCATTCGCGTCAGCGCGCTGGAGGCCGCGTGGAACTCGATGGTCGTGGCCACGCAGGCCGCAGCCATCGCCCTCATCGTCGGAACCCTGGTGGCGCTGGTCGTCACCCGCCCCACGCGCACGCCACGTGCACGCCGGGCACTGGCCGTCCTGGACTCGGTGTTCATGCTGCCCCTGGGGGTCAGCGCGGTGACCGTCGGATTCGGGTTCCTCATCACCTTGAACGCTCCTCCGCTGGACATGCGCGGCAGCGCCCTGCTGGTGCCCGTCGCACAGGCGGTCGTCGCAGTGCCCCTGGTGGTGCGCATGGTCGCCCCGGTCCTTCGGGCAATCGACCCGCGCCAACGTGAGGCCGCCGCCACCTTGGGGGCCGGTCCCTTGCGCGTGATTGCCACCATTGACGGCGCACACCTGGTTCGAGCCGGCGCGGTGGCCATCGGTTTCGCCTTCGCGACCTCGCTGGGGGAGTTCGGGGCGACCTCGTTCCTGTCGCGCCCGGACGCCCCCACCCTGCCGGTGATGATCTACCGGCTGGTCTCACGCCCGGACGCCGCCGAGCAGGGAGTGGCAGTGGCCGCCTCCGTGCTGCTGGCGCTGATCGCGGCCACACTCATGGTCCTGGTCGAAAAGGGCCGCCCCTCCACCGCGGGAGAGTTCCAATGA
- a CDS encoding PIN domain-containing protein yields the protein MNGYGHVVLVDANIWFSRTLRDWVCLLATDPRSSLFTVLWTDDILAEVLSNLRKKNPNWNGGQISDISEKIKESFPNGQVRDFRPTDNPADLFDGHVIGAAIAGDADILLTNDGKGFSEEHDFRFEVMNVDDFLMLVAHSSRNLIVRTALRTAIHFHKRGVPYLEAERLKSAGAPKFARFVAELRVCEMSLEKAEHMLARLERPVDRLADR from the coding sequence ATGAACGGCTATGGGCACGTCGTCCTGGTTGACGCGAATATTTGGTTCTCGCGGACCCTTCGTGACTGGGTCTGTCTTCTGGCGACTGATCCGCGCTCATCCCTTTTTACAGTTTTGTGGACGGACGACATCTTGGCGGAGGTGCTGTCTAACCTGCGCAAGAAGAATCCCAACTGGAATGGCGGCCAGATCTCGGACATTTCTGAAAAAATCAAGGAGTCGTTCCCGAACGGGCAGGTGAGAGACTTCCGGCCGACCGACAATCCGGCAGATCTCTTCGACGGACATGTCATCGGAGCCGCCATTGCTGGAGATGCTGACATCTTGTTGACAAATGATGGCAAGGGTTTCAGCGAGGAACACGACTTTAGGTTCGAAGTCATGAATGTGGATGACTTCCTCATGTTGGTTGCTCACTCCTCGCGCAACCTCATTGTCCGGACAGCTCTGAGAACCGCCATTCACTTCCACAAGCGAGGGGTGCCGTACTTGGAGGCCGAGCGTTTGAAGTCAGCGGGCGCCCCCAAGTTCGCACGGTTCGTGGCTGAGCTTCGTGTCTGCGAAATGTCGCTCGAGAAGGCAGAACATATGCTGGCGCGCCTTGAGAGGCCTGTGGATCGGTTGGCGGATCGCTGA
- a CDS encoding Re/Si-specific NAD(P)(+) transhydrogenase subunit alpha — translation MRIAVPREGKDQPLVAATPDTVKKLISLGYDVTVQEGAGAQASLPDSAYEQMGATLTSDEADVWAADIVISLDAPTPEHLALTRPGTTLVSRMAPGRNPDLVKNLQDAGVTALAMDAVPRLSRAQAMDVLSSQANVAGYRAVIEAAAHFGRLFTGQVTAAGKMPPAKVYVIGAGVAGLAAIGTANSMGAEVFATDVRPEVAEQVESMGASFVAIPTAQEVSTDGYAKEMNADQAALANALYADRAAFCDIVITTAAIPGRAAPILLDDEAVAAMKPGSIIVDMAAGTGGNCTLTRPGEVWTTDGGVTIIGHTDLAKRLPGQSSQLYGQNIVNLFKLLTPGKDGRMVLDLDDEILRGICVTKDGALFWPPPPVKVSAAPTSRVPPAETPEMRAARAAAKAEEEARKKRKLFAWGALAAVIAAALVMVTPAAAAPSYVVLVLAIVVGFHVITNVTHSLHTPLMSVTNAISGIILVGAILQVGSENLFVTILSFVAIVVAAINIFGGFTVTHRMLSMFRRD, via the coding sequence GTGCGCATCGCAGTGCCACGGGAGGGCAAGGACCAGCCACTGGTCGCCGCAACACCAGACACCGTCAAGAAGCTGATCAGCCTCGGATACGACGTCACCGTCCAGGAAGGGGCGGGCGCCCAAGCGTCCCTTCCGGACTCCGCCTATGAACAGATGGGCGCCACCCTCACCTCCGACGAGGCCGACGTCTGGGCCGCAGACATCGTCATCAGCCTGGACGCGCCCACCCCCGAACACCTCGCACTGACCCGCCCAGGAACGACCCTTGTCTCCCGCATGGCACCGGGCCGCAACCCCGACCTCGTCAAGAACCTCCAGGACGCCGGTGTGACCGCACTGGCCATGGACGCCGTCCCCCGCCTCTCACGCGCCCAAGCCATGGACGTCCTGTCCAGTCAAGCCAACGTCGCCGGGTACCGGGCCGTCATCGAGGCCGCCGCACACTTCGGACGACTCTTCACCGGCCAGGTCACCGCAGCCGGCAAAATGCCCCCGGCCAAGGTCTACGTCATCGGGGCCGGCGTGGCGGGCCTGGCCGCCATCGGCACGGCCAACTCCATGGGAGCCGAAGTCTTCGCCACCGACGTACGCCCCGAGGTCGCCGAACAGGTCGAATCCATGGGCGCCAGCTTCGTCGCCATCCCCACCGCCCAGGAAGTCTCCACCGACGGCTACGCCAAGGAGATGAACGCCGACCAGGCGGCCTTGGCCAACGCCCTGTACGCCGACCGCGCCGCCTTCTGCGACATCGTCATCACCACGGCCGCCATCCCGGGACGGGCGGCCCCCATCCTGCTGGACGACGAGGCGGTCGCAGCGATGAAGCCCGGCTCGATCATCGTCGACATGGCGGCCGGCACCGGAGGCAACTGCACCCTGACCCGCCCGGGGGAAGTCTGGACCACCGATGGCGGCGTGACCATCATCGGCCACACGGACCTGGCCAAGCGCCTGCCCGGCCAGTCTTCGCAGCTGTACGGCCAGAACATCGTCAACCTGTTCAAGTTGCTCACTCCCGGCAAGGACGGCCGGATGGTCCTTGACCTGGACGACGAGATCCTGCGCGGCATCTGCGTGACCAAGGACGGCGCCCTCTTCTGGCCGCCGCCGCCCGTCAAGGTCAGTGCGGCCCCCACCTCACGCGTCCCACCGGCGGAGACACCGGAGATGCGCGCCGCGCGGGCAGCCGCCAAGGCCGAGGAGGAGGCCCGCAAGAAACGGAAACTCTTCGCCTGGGGGGCACTTGCCGCGGTGATCGCGGCGGCCCTGGTCATGGTCACCCCGGCTGCTGCCGCGCCCAGCTACGTCGTCCTGGTCCTGGCGATCGTCGTCGGCTTCCATGTCATCACCAATGTCACGCATTCGCTGCACACGCCGTTGATGTCGGTGACCAACGCGATCTCCGGGATCATCCTGGTCGGAGCGATCTTGCAGGTCGGATCGGAGAACCTGTTCGTGACGATCCTCAGTTTCGTGGCGATCGTCGTGGCAGCCATCAACATCTTCGGCGGGTTCACGGTGACCCACCGGATGCTCTCGATGTTCAGGAGGGACTGA
- a CDS encoding toxin: MEFFDEDDVQRAQEDHDVVEVDALVDAPLEAVWALVSEPGWWVNDGPVGDHECWVDDEGLHHVSDPEAGEWLVQRAESDPMDLAAFRWYPLAGDEFPEDRTTRVEVSLSEERGRVAVHVEESGLSGVSEDEDEARTAWEDARGLWEDALVQIKQSLEGR; the protein is encoded by the coding sequence ATGGAATTCTTCGACGAGGACGACGTGCAACGCGCCCAAGAGGATCACGATGTGGTGGAGGTCGATGCTCTGGTCGACGCCCCCTTGGAGGCCGTGTGGGCACTGGTCAGTGAGCCCGGGTGGTGGGTCAATGACGGTCCTGTGGGTGACCACGAGTGCTGGGTCGATGACGAGGGACTGCACCATGTGAGTGATCCCGAGGCGGGGGAGTGGCTGGTCCAGCGCGCCGAGTCGGATCCGATGGACTTGGCGGCTTTCCGCTGGTACCCGCTGGCCGGTGATGAGTTCCCCGAGGATCGCACGACCCGTGTCGAGGTCTCTCTGTCCGAGGAGCGTGGGCGTGTGGCCGTCCACGTGGAGGAGTCGGGCCTTTCCGGGGTCAGTGAGGACGAGGACGAGGCCCGCACCGCTTGGGAGGATGCGCGAGGCCTGTGGGAGGACGCGTTGGTGCAGATCAAGCAAAGCTTGGAGGGTCGTTGA
- a CDS encoding L-lactate permease, which translates to MTAPLLLQSAFTPSTTAVAGSLPLSALLALVPLVLFFVMLGVFKVATHWCALVSLAVAVAVAVFGFHMPVALSVLSATQGGTFGLLVISYIVVMAVWLYDLTEASGRGQDVRTVFSLVGKGDVRVQALLVAFAFCGLMEGLAGFGAPVAITCAMLLALGLPPVKAALATMVGNSLNVGFGAMAIPMTATAKIGGMEESAALVAQTGARITPLFLVVVPFLLLAMLDGVRGLRQLWPVALVAGLGMGGGHLVTAHFLSYELTAVVASLLSFALSAGLLVVWTPTTPEEHRSEPGAGKELTASRITLALLPYWFVVLVFAVAKLWRFGVDVPAALKATDVKFGWPGLDGMLMTAAGKPSTDTVYTLSSLSSPGTMILLAGLVVTAVYALTSSGGVFPFTVGEGLRTLGRTVVKLRMAILTIVAVMALAYAMNFSGQTVAVGTFLATTGAAFAFFAPVLGWVGTAVTGSATSSGALFGSLHSTVAAQTGMSTQLLLGVNEVGGGMGKIISPQNLAIAATAVKAEGSEPELLRKALPWSLGLVAVLGVVTFLAAQGTLGFLIAN; encoded by the coding sequence GTGACCGCCCCATTGCTGCTGCAGAGCGCTTTCACACCCTCGACCACTGCGGTTGCGGGCTCACTGCCACTCAGTGCCCTGCTCGCACTGGTACCGTTGGTGCTCTTCTTCGTCATGCTCGGCGTGTTCAAGGTCGCCACCCACTGGTGCGCATTGGTGTCGCTGGCGGTCGCCGTGGCCGTGGCGGTCTTCGGATTCCACATGCCCGTGGCCCTGTCCGTGCTCTCGGCCACGCAGGGCGGTACCTTCGGCCTGCTGGTCATTTCCTACATCGTGGTCATGGCCGTGTGGCTGTACGACCTGACCGAGGCCAGCGGCCGCGGCCAGGACGTGCGCACCGTGTTCTCACTGGTCGGCAAGGGCGACGTGCGCGTCCAGGCGCTGCTGGTCGCCTTTGCCTTCTGCGGCCTCATGGAAGGCCTTGCCGGTTTCGGCGCCCCTGTGGCCATCACCTGCGCCATGCTGTTGGCACTGGGCCTTCCCCCAGTCAAGGCCGCCCTCGCCACCATGGTCGGCAACTCCCTCAATGTCGGCTTCGGCGCCATGGCCATCCCCATGACCGCCACGGCCAAGATTGGCGGCATGGAGGAATCCGCGGCCCTGGTCGCCCAGACCGGCGCACGCATCACCCCCCTGTTCCTGGTCGTCGTCCCATTCCTGCTGCTCGCGATGCTCGACGGAGTCCGGGGACTTCGCCAACTGTGGCCGGTCGCCCTGGTCGCAGGCCTTGGCATGGGCGGTGGGCACCTGGTCACCGCGCACTTCCTGTCCTACGAACTGACGGCGGTTGTCGCCTCGCTGCTGAGTTTCGCGCTGTCCGCCGGACTGCTGGTCGTGTGGACGCCCACAACCCCCGAGGAACACCGGTCCGAGCCTGGGGCCGGCAAGGAACTCACCGCTTCGCGCATCACCTTGGCCCTGCTGCCGTACTGGTTCGTGGTTCTGGTCTTCGCCGTGGCGAAGCTGTGGAGGTTCGGCGTGGACGTGCCGGCCGCCCTGAAGGCGACCGACGTGAAGTTCGGGTGGCCGGGCCTGGACGGAATGCTGATGACTGCGGCGGGCAAACCCTCCACCGACACCGTGTACACGCTCTCCTCGCTGTCCTCCCCCGGAACGATGATCCTGTTGGCAGGCTTGGTTGTCACCGCGGTCTACGCCCTGACCAGTTCCGGCGGAGTCTTCCCCTTCACCGTCGGCGAGGGCCTGCGCACCCTGGGGCGCACGGTGGTCAAGCTGCGCATGGCGATCCTGACCATTGTCGCGGTCATGGCCTTGGCCTACGCGATGAACTTTTCCGGTCAGACCGTGGCGGTCGGCACCTTCCTGGCGACCACCGGTGCAGCCTTCGCCTTCTTCGCGCCGGTCCTGGGATGGGTGGGCACCGCTGTCACCGGATCGGCCACCTCGTCAGGAGCCCTCTTCGGATCGCTGCATTCAACGGTGGCCGCCCAGACCGGCATGAGCACGCAGCTGCTGTTGGGCGTCAACGAAGTCGGTGGCGGCATGGGCAAGATCATCAGCCCCCAGAACCTGGCGATCGCCGCCACCGCGGTCAAAGCCGAAGGCTCGGAACCGGAGCTGCTGCGCAAGGCCCTGCCGTGGTCCTTGGGCCTGGTCGCGGTCCTGGGTGTGGTCACTTTCCTGGCCGCCCAAGGGACACTGGGCTTCCTCATCGCCAACTGA
- a CDS encoding helix-turn-helix domain-containing protein yields MLDQEFVTEKQHASALSIEPELLRPERQHQVRLHLSADDGTSIDLPDELVGVVLSALRVVRDGGGFSIASMPEELTTSAAAHVLGISRPTLMKRVREGAIASHKVGTHTRFKASDILELRARQRAAQRRAVLEMMELETDIEDFS; encoded by the coding sequence GTGCTCGACCAGGAATTCGTCACCGAGAAGCAGCATGCAAGTGCGCTTTCGATCGAGCCGGAGCTGCTTCGTCCAGAGAGGCAGCATCAGGTCCGTCTGCACCTGAGTGCGGATGACGGTACCAGCATCGATCTGCCCGATGAACTCGTCGGCGTGGTCCTGTCTGCTCTGCGAGTGGTCCGGGACGGGGGCGGGTTCTCCATCGCTTCGATGCCGGAAGAGCTCACCACCAGTGCTGCGGCCCATGTGCTCGGCATCTCGCGTCCCACTTTGATGAAACGTGTACGTGAGGGGGCCATTGCCTCCCACAAGGTGGGAACGCACACTCGCTTCAAGGCCAGTGACATTCTGGAGTTGCGTGCGCGCCAACGTGCTGCTCAGCGGCGCGCAGTTTTGGAAATGATGGAGCTTGAAACCGACATCGAGGACTTCAGCTGA
- the pntB gene encoding Re/Si-specific NAD(P)(+) transhydrogenase subunit beta gives MARASALAYLVAAVLFILALAGLSKHETAQRGNVLGAIGMVIALGATITLALTSDPGRGVLVTAVLIAAALAIGAVIGVHLARKVEMTGMPELIAMLHSFVGLAAVLVGYNSYIAPSEEAHALGAFHLGEIFLGVFIGAVTLTGSVIAYLKLSARIKGKPLTLPGRHLLNLAALLVSLVLMVCFVAAPEHSIGSWVALVVMTIVALLLGLHLVAAIGGGDMPVVVSMLNSYSGWAAAAAGFMLGNDLLIITGALVGSSGAFLSYIMCRAMNRSFVSVILGGFGSDGGSSAGSGQASEQGEVDEVDAASVATMLHEARRVMITPGYGMAVAQAQYPVAALTERLRHQGVEVLFGIHPVAGRLPGHMNILLAEAKVPYDIVMEMDEVNDDFREVDVVLVIGANDTVNPAAEEPGSPIAGMPVLKVWEAGRVIVFKRSMAAGYAGVRNPLFFKDNTSMLFGDAKASVEAIVAALPAD, from the coding sequence ATGGCGCGTGCAAGCGCCTTGGCCTATCTGGTGGCGGCCGTGCTCTTCATTCTGGCGCTGGCCGGCCTGTCGAAGCACGAGACCGCCCAACGCGGCAACGTCCTCGGAGCGATCGGCATGGTCATCGCCTTGGGCGCCACCATCACCTTGGCACTTACCTCGGACCCGGGGCGCGGTGTCCTGGTGACCGCCGTGCTCATTGCGGCGGCCCTGGCGATCGGCGCGGTCATCGGCGTGCACCTGGCCCGCAAGGTCGAGATGACGGGCATGCCGGAGCTGATCGCCATGCTCCACTCCTTCGTGGGCCTGGCAGCAGTGCTGGTCGGCTACAACTCCTACATCGCCCCCAGTGAGGAGGCGCACGCCTTGGGCGCCTTCCACCTGGGCGAGATCTTCCTGGGAGTCTTCATCGGCGCGGTCACTTTGACCGGTTCGGTCATCGCCTACCTGAAGCTGTCGGCCAGGATCAAGGGCAAGCCGTTGACACTGCCCGGCCGGCACCTGCTCAACCTGGCGGCGCTTCTGGTCTCGTTGGTGCTGATGGTGTGCTTCGTCGCTGCGCCGGAGCATTCGATCGGCTCGTGGGTGGCGCTGGTGGTCATGACGATCGTCGCCTTGCTGCTGGGTCTGCACCTGGTGGCGGCGATCGGCGGCGGCGACATGCCCGTGGTCGTCTCGATGCTCAACTCGTACTCGGGGTGGGCGGCTGCGGCGGCCGGCTTCATGCTGGGCAATGACCTGCTGATCATCACGGGAGCGTTGGTGGGGTCTTCCGGTGCGTTCCTGTCGTACATCATGTGTCGGGCGATGAACCGCAGTTTCGTGTCGGTGATCCTGGGTGGTTTCGGTTCCGATGGTGGATCGTCGGCGGGGTCCGGGCAGGCTTCTGAGCAGGGCGAGGTCGACGAGGTCGATGCGGCGAGTGTGGCCACGATGCTGCACGAGGCACGCCGCGTGATGATCACCCCGGGTTACGGCATGGCCGTGGCCCAGGCCCAGTACCCGGTGGCGGCGCTGACGGAGCGTCTGCGTCATCAGGGCGTGGAGGTCCTCTTCGGCATCCACCCGGTTGCCGGGCGTCTGCCGGGGCACATGAACATCCTGTTGGCCGAGGCGAAGGTGCCCTACGACATCGTCATGGAGATGGACGAGGTCAACGACGATTTCAGAGAGGTCGACGTGGTCCTGGTGATCGGCGCGAATGACACGGTCAACCCTGCGGCCGAAGAGCCGGGTTCACCCATCGCCGGCATGCCGGTTCTCAAGGTGTGGGAGGCCGGCAGGGTCATCGTCTTCAAGCGTTCGATGGCCGCCGGCTACGCGGGTGTGCGGAACCCGTTGTTCTTCAAGGACAACACCTCGATGCTCTTCGGCGATGCGAAGGCATCGGTGGAGGCCATCGTGGCCGCCCTTCCTGCCGACTGA
- a CDS encoding ABC transporter ATP-binding protein, which produces MTPVLGLSVRDLVVRYGHTRAVDHVDLDIEPGEVLALLGPSGSGKSSLLRAVAGLEPVAQGTIAWEGRDVGAVPVHRRGFGLMFQDGQLFAHRDVAGNVAYGLRHLSPAERTRRVADTLDLVGMGEYARRAVTSLSGGQAQRVALARSLAPQPALLLLDEPLSALDRSLRERLSGEIRAILRTTGSTCIYVTHDQDEAFAVADRVGVMVDGRLVALARPGDLWADPGLREVAEFLGHGPFLPATSVGDSEGSKGPRWRAVTPGALTVVGVEASPAPSTGEGALAPEAVAAGGRIELLAEVRDARAARGRTEVEVLVAGQVADAHIPQGPAVRVDADSLIGGWVRLALDLDACPFVTGGHQ; this is translated from the coding sequence ATGACACCTGTTCTCGGCCTGTCCGTGCGAGATTTGGTCGTGCGCTACGGGCACACGAGGGCCGTCGACCATGTCGACCTGGACATCGAGCCCGGCGAAGTCCTGGCGCTTCTGGGCCCGTCCGGCTCAGGCAAGTCCTCCCTGCTGCGTGCCGTGGCGGGTTTGGAACCCGTGGCCCAGGGCACCATCGCCTGGGAGGGGCGTGACGTGGGCGCGGTGCCCGTGCACCGCCGCGGCTTCGGCCTCATGTTCCAGGACGGGCAGCTCTTCGCCCACCGTGACGTCGCCGGCAATGTCGCCTATGGCCTGCGTCACCTCTCGCCCGCCGAGCGCACCCGCCGAGTCGCGGACACCCTGGACCTGGTCGGAATGGGCGAGTACGCCCGCCGCGCTGTCACCTCCCTGTCGGGCGGGCAGGCCCAACGCGTGGCCCTGGCGCGCTCGCTGGCGCCGCAACCGGCGCTGCTGCTGCTGGACGAGCCGCTGTCCGCCCTGGACCGTTCATTGCGCGAACGCCTGTCCGGAGAGATCCGCGCGATCCTGCGCACCACGGGCTCCACCTGCATCTACGTCACCCACGACCAGGACGAGGCCTTCGCCGTTGCCGACCGGGTCGGTGTCATGGTGGACGGTCGGTTGGTGGCGCTGGCGCGGCCCGGGGACCTGTGGGCGGACCCGGGGCTCAGGGAAGTCGCCGAATTCCTCGGCCACGGGCCCTTCCTCCCCGCCACTTCCGTCGGGGACTCGGAGGGGTCCAAGGGGCCCCGGTGGCGGGCGGTGACTCCCGGCGCGCTCACCGTCGTCGGCGTCGAGGCCAGTCCTGCGCCGTCCACGGGCGAGGGCGCCTTGGCCCCTGAGGCGGTTGCTGCCGGTGGCCGGATCGAATTGCTGGCCGAAGTGCGCGACGCCCGCGCAGCGCGTGGGCGCACAGAAGTCGAAGTGCTGGTGGCGGGCCAGGTCGCCGATGCCCACATCCCCCAGGGCCCCGCCGTGCGCGTCGATGCGGATTCGCTGATCGGCGGATGGGTGCGCCTGGCCCTGGACCTCGATGCATGCCCCTTCGTCACCGGCGGGCACCAGTGA